In the Aneurinibacillus soli genome, one interval contains:
- a CDS encoding glutamate-5-semialdehyde dehydrogenase yields MNLIDKATRAREAAAAMTALTTEQKNQALLAMADALETHMAHIIEANTQDTTAAKESGITNAMLDRLTLTEARIKDMADGLRQVTTLADPVGDVLEAWELPNGLQVEKVRVPLGVIGIIYEARPNVTVDAAGLCLKAGNAVVLRGSSSALHSNRTLVTVLREALTDTAIPAEAIQLLDEGTREEVNRMMRLNDYLDVIIPRGGAGLIRSVVENSSVPVIETGAGNCHIYLDASAQLDMATNIVLNAKTQRPAVCNAAETLLVHADWAKQHLTDILTALTEKNVELRGCARTRELAPDLAILPATDEDWSTEYNDYIMTIGIVDSVEEAIAHINRFSTKHSEAIITESAENARAFLTRVDSAAVYHNASTRFTDGFEFGFGAEIGISTQKLHARGPMGLPALTSSKYIIHGTGQIR; encoded by the coding sequence ATGAATCTGATCGACAAAGCGACTCGCGCACGTGAAGCAGCTGCTGCGATGACAGCTCTAACTACCGAACAAAAAAATCAAGCGCTTCTCGCCATGGCAGATGCGCTTGAGACACACATGGCACATATTATCGAAGCGAACACACAAGATACAACTGCCGCCAAAGAAAGCGGCATTACGAATGCTATGCTTGACCGTCTGACCTTAACGGAAGCACGCATTAAAGATATGGCAGACGGTCTACGTCAAGTTACAACTCTCGCTGATCCAGTCGGCGATGTTCTCGAAGCGTGGGAGCTGCCAAACGGCTTGCAAGTCGAAAAAGTACGGGTTCCACTCGGCGTCATCGGCATCATTTATGAAGCCCGTCCGAACGTAACCGTAGATGCAGCCGGCCTATGCTTGAAAGCAGGCAACGCGGTCGTCCTGCGCGGTAGCTCCTCTGCTCTGCATTCTAATCGCACACTTGTCACTGTGTTGCGCGAGGCACTCACGGACACAGCGATCCCGGCCGAAGCAATCCAGCTACTCGATGAAGGCACGCGTGAAGAAGTAAACCGCATGATGCGCCTGAATGATTATCTCGATGTCATCATCCCACGCGGTGGAGCAGGTCTCATCCGCTCTGTTGTCGAGAACTCGTCTGTTCCCGTTATTGAGACGGGTGCTGGCAACTGCCACATCTATCTCGATGCCAGTGCACAACTGGACATGGCGACGAATATCGTACTTAACGCCAAAACACAGCGCCCGGCCGTCTGCAATGCAGCAGAAACCTTGCTCGTTCATGCAGATTGGGCCAAGCAGCACCTCACAGACATCCTGACTGCTCTCACAGAGAAGAATGTGGAGCTGCGCGGCTGCGCACGTACCCGTGAGCTGGCTCCTGACCTGGCGATCCTTCCTGCGACGGACGAAGACTGGTCAACTGAATACAATGATTACATTATGACGATTGGCATCGTCGATTCTGTTGAAGAAGCGATTGCTCATATTAACCGTTTTAGCACCAAACATTCGGAAGCGATCATTACCGAATCAGCTGAAAATGCACGTGCGTTTCTCACTCGCGTCGATTCTGCTGCGGTCTACCATAACGCATCTACCCGCTTCACCGATGGATTCGAGTTCGGCTTCGGTGCCGAAATTGGCATCAGCACCCAGAAGCTGCATGCACGCGGTCCAATGGGACTCCCAGCGCTTACATCCTCAAAATACATCATCCATGGCACAGGCCAGATTCGTTAA
- the proB gene encoding glutamate 5-kinase, whose product MDNKKKNRIVVKIGSSSLTNPNGGLSHEKLIGHVDALAALRQAGHDVILVSSGAVAAGFTALGYPSRPVTIEGKQAAAAVGQGLLIQAYNERLGTHGLTAAQILLTRDDFAKRNRYHNAYNTLNELLKRGMIPIINENDCVAVDELTFGDNDMLSALVAGFLHADGLMILTDTDGLYDADPRSNPHARKFSLLHEITPEIEALAGGAGSSVGTGGMRSKINAAKFALSLGIDIFVGTGDGADKLLLILAGEGAGTYFRNEMQGSLKSHKQWIAFHADCAGRIEVDAGAASALLYGGKSLLPSGITDVVGSFLAGDVVEVWDTLGRRLGKGEVRYDANQLRQVKGESGPACQEVLGTSRIEAIHRDNWVTLYMEENKEETREEIIQ is encoded by the coding sequence ATGGATAACAAAAAGAAAAATCGCATAGTAGTGAAGATTGGCAGCAGTTCCCTCACCAATCCGAACGGCGGGCTGTCCCACGAGAAGTTAATCGGGCATGTGGATGCACTCGCAGCTCTGCGCCAAGCAGGGCACGATGTCATTCTTGTCTCGTCTGGAGCAGTTGCGGCTGGATTTACCGCACTTGGTTATCCATCTCGCCCCGTAACCATCGAAGGCAAACAGGCAGCCGCAGCAGTTGGTCAGGGACTTCTGATTCAGGCATACAATGAACGACTCGGCACACACGGATTAACCGCCGCACAAATTCTGCTGACACGAGACGATTTTGCCAAACGGAATCGTTATCACAATGCGTATAATACCCTCAACGAATTACTTAAACGGGGCATGATTCCAATTATTAATGAGAACGACTGTGTGGCGGTCGATGAATTAACCTTTGGCGACAACGACATGCTCTCCGCACTTGTGGCTGGATTTCTACATGCTGATGGTCTAATGATCCTAACCGATACGGACGGTTTATACGATGCGGACCCTCGCTCAAATCCACATGCGCGAAAATTCAGTCTCCTGCATGAGATTACACCGGAGATTGAGGCGCTTGCGGGCGGCGCAGGCTCAAGTGTCGGCACGGGTGGCATGCGCTCGAAAATTAATGCCGCTAAGTTCGCACTCTCCCTTGGCATCGACATCTTCGTCGGAACCGGGGACGGGGCCGATAAGCTGCTACTCATTCTCGCAGGCGAAGGAGCAGGGACATATTTCCGTAATGAAATGCAAGGCTCCCTCAAATCACACAAGCAATGGATCGCCTTCCATGCGGACTGCGCGGGACGAATTGAGGTCGATGCAGGGGCTGCTTCCGCCCTTCTATACGGAGGAAAGAGTCTCTTGCCATCAGGCATCACAGACGTCGTTGGAAGCTTCTTAGCAGGTGATGTGGTAGAAGTATGGGATACACTGGGCCGTCGCCTTGGCAAGGGTGAAGTGCGCTATGATGCCAATCAACTTCGTCAGGTTAAAGGCGAGTCCGGTCCAGCCTGTCAGGAAGTGCTTGGAACGTCCCGGATCGAGGCCATTCACCGCGACAACTGGGTGACATTATATATGGAAGAAAATAAAGAAGAAACACGAGAGGAGATTATTCAATGA
- a CDS encoding spore germination protein, whose translation MVDFKKPKTLKSKNKQDDGREEQKQSSPDATASKEDDRQLPPFDQIGIDPSSEVNTARLKEAFDNVDVFVAHSLRFVRTQKDEEAPLCGAIYFLDDLVNEVVVDLHILHPLLDMGPGPFLKNIEEEVLTAKKFAPVKDFKTMVEMITSGCTVVHIDGMQHAVAVITPGYPTRSVSEPEAEPLVRGPREGFTEKLQDNTALIRKRLRTPDLKSEMIKLGHRSHTAVCLMYIRDLVDDNVLAELHDRLNRIDIDVLLESAELEELIEDEVYSPFPQILSTERADKVASALSEGRIAIIIDGTPFVLIVPSVFFDFMQASEDYYQRFYFSAVIRLLRTFTFLISLLGPSLYVAITTFHQELIPTPLLLTVISARSGVPFPALVEALVMEVSFEILREAGVRLPRPVGSAVSIVGALVVGQAAVEAGVISQAMVIVVAFTGIATFTIPAFNLSMSTRLLRFPIMIIAASLGLYGIALALVVLGIHMCSLRSFGVPYMAPVAPAYVRMWGSEVLVLPFGRRKMRPAYIQTKDIQRHGPNRKPMSEEGGKQ comes from the coding sequence ATGGTTGATTTTAAGAAGCCAAAAACGCTCAAGTCAAAAAATAAACAGGATGATGGCAGGGAAGAACAAAAGCAGTCATCGCCTGACGCTACAGCATCCAAAGAGGATGATCGGCAGCTTCCGCCGTTTGATCAAATTGGGATTGATCCATCCAGTGAAGTGAATACAGCACGTTTGAAGGAAGCGTTCGATAATGTGGATGTGTTTGTCGCCCACTCGCTTCGTTTTGTACGGACTCAAAAAGATGAGGAAGCGCCGCTATGTGGTGCGATTTATTTTTTGGATGATCTGGTTAATGAAGTGGTTGTTGATCTACATATTCTACATCCATTGCTTGATATGGGACCGGGCCCATTCCTTAAGAACATCGAGGAAGAAGTGCTGACCGCGAAGAAGTTCGCTCCGGTCAAAGATTTCAAAACAATGGTGGAAATGATTACATCCGGTTGTACGGTCGTTCATATTGATGGTATGCAGCATGCTGTTGCTGTGATTACACCGGGATATCCCACTCGCTCTGTATCCGAGCCGGAGGCAGAGCCGCTCGTGCGCGGTCCGCGCGAAGGGTTTACCGAGAAGTTACAGGATAATACGGCACTCATCCGTAAACGATTGCGCACGCCTGATTTGAAATCAGAAATGATCAAGCTTGGTCACCGCAGTCATACGGCTGTCTGTCTGATGTATATACGTGATCTCGTAGATGACAACGTACTGGCTGAATTGCATGACCGTCTGAACCGTATTGATATTGATGTGCTGCTTGAGAGTGCGGAGTTAGAGGAGTTAATTGAAGATGAGGTGTATTCGCCATTTCCGCAGATTTTATCAACCGAGCGGGCAGATAAAGTTGCGTCGGCACTAAGTGAGGGGCGGATTGCGATTATTATTGACGGCACTCCGTTCGTCTTGATCGTGCCGTCTGTATTTTTTGATTTTATGCAGGCGAGCGAAGATTATTATCAGCGCTTTTATTTTTCTGCGGTTATTCGATTGCTCAGAACGTTTACCTTTCTGATCTCACTGCTTGGCCCGTCTCTTTACGTGGCGATTACGACCTTTCATCAGGAGCTCATTCCGACGCCGTTGTTGTTGACGGTTATTTCGGCACGTTCCGGTGTTCCTTTTCCCGCTCTTGTCGAAGCACTAGTAATGGAAGTTTCATTTGAAATTTTACGGGAAGCAGGCGTTCGCCTGCCACGTCCGGTGGGCTCGGCTGTCAGTATCGTAGGAGCGCTGGTCGTTGGCCAGGCCGCTGTGGAAGCAGGGGTAATCTCACAGGCCATGGTCATTGTCGTAGCGTTTACAGGCATTGCGACCTTTACCATTCCTGCGTTTAATCTCTCTATGTCTACGCGCCTACTCCGTTTTCCGATCATGATTATTGCGGCAAGTCTTGGGTTATACGGGATTGCACTTGCACTTGTTGTGCTTGGGATTCACATGTGTTCTTTGCGCTCGTTTGGTGTTCCATATATGGCACCGGTCGCTCCAGCGTATGT